The Methanohalophilus portucalensis genome window below encodes:
- a CDS encoding AAA family ATPase, giving the protein MRFKRLKVKNIRSYSDLEIDFNDGVTVVSGVNGSGKSSLLEACFVGLFGHRGIPKDFVLADLVRKGCEEAAINLEFEHKGQEYAAIQEFRNNPETGKASTTRSYLEIDGEVVVNQATQTYESIRNLLRMDEEAYKNCVYIRQGDIDVLINARKKDRQRMIDDLLQIGRLEEYRERAKSARTGVGRHITETHARIKDQQEEIEAIDATKPVARKNQLNTDLKQLQQEVANLETMRDRTSTRIEKDRQHIEQYTRTQKQIDELDRGISGLEKRKKEALTSLESKRKEGDRLHKSILEIENKIQELYDYFGLDETTDVDNFTARTEKEERDAYEKISQIKNKQGLKLQERENSQKGLTETKQNLSALEEAIKKRSTQEKGRLKEIEEINQEYSVLEDEIGKLLENAQSMGFDQGKLDNLEELEDLLLNKQRHLHGKEKEVRTRLDQISKTLTEHRNLLEKGACPTCGQDLQGSTIANDTKEEELQRKELEEQLGKLTQDTQRAEEKIATLKEAGKIKKQVDEKRQKQLLINQKQENLTSYNEELKKQNQEDEKKKQEFSERIGKIEKDIKRAEDEIKEIQQTVNTATEHHNKIKENLESAKYLIKIRHDHTQMQSDHQHLKTGIADIQENVRFIDEQIAEKKRNKKQLENELGKENIEKLEKKLHEFQQAYQKIIGDIEEKNKQKTGLLKEIGQIETNLKRKKALQEKLKVFNNREKYLKAVKSDVESLEDMYMRLRADLRTRNIDALDRLLNEIFSFMYTNNAYSHIQLDTDYELTIYEKDGTPLEPKLLSGGERAIFNLVLRCAIYRLLSEGLAGGEYRNEMPPLIMDEPTVFLDRGHVHQLLKLIDLMRDMGVGQILIVSHDETLIDSADNVFEVQKDPTTNISSIIAQ; this is encoded by the coding sequence TTGAGATTTAAGCGGCTTAAAGTGAAAAACATACGCAGTTACAGTGATCTCGAGATTGATTTCAACGATGGGGTAACTGTGGTTTCGGGAGTCAACGGAAGTGGAAAATCCAGCCTTCTTGAAGCCTGTTTTGTGGGACTGTTCGGTCACAGGGGTATACCAAAAGATTTCGTACTTGCAGACCTGGTGCGCAAGGGATGTGAAGAAGCTGCAATTAATCTCGAATTTGAGCACAAGGGACAGGAGTATGCTGCAATCCAGGAATTTCGCAACAATCCCGAAACAGGCAAAGCCTCCACCACCAGATCTTATCTGGAGATAGACGGGGAAGTAGTTGTAAACCAGGCCACACAGACGTATGAGTCCATTCGAAATCTGCTGCGCATGGATGAGGAAGCCTATAAGAACTGTGTATATATCAGGCAGGGAGATATTGACGTTCTCATCAATGCCCGCAAAAAAGACAGGCAGAGGATGATAGATGACCTTTTGCAAATAGGCAGGCTGGAAGAGTACCGGGAGAGGGCAAAAAGTGCCAGGACCGGTGTGGGGAGACATATCACTGAAACTCATGCCCGGATTAAGGACCAGCAGGAAGAGATTGAAGCAATCGATGCAACCAAACCCGTTGCCAGGAAAAATCAGTTGAATACGGATTTGAAGCAATTGCAACAGGAAGTTGCGAATCTGGAGACGATGCGAGACAGAACCAGCACTCGTATCGAAAAGGATCGCCAGCACATCGAGCAATATACCAGAACCCAAAAGCAGATCGATGAACTGGACAGGGGAATAAGCGGACTGGAAAAACGGAAAAAAGAAGCTCTCACATCCCTGGAAAGTAAAAGGAAGGAGGGAGACAGGCTCCACAAATCCATTCTGGAAATTGAAAACAAAATACAGGAATTATATGATTATTTCGGACTTGACGAAACCACAGATGTGGACAATTTCACTGCCCGTACAGAAAAAGAAGAGCGGGATGCCTATGAAAAAATCAGTCAAATAAAAAACAAACAGGGCCTGAAACTACAGGAAAGGGAAAATTCACAGAAAGGCCTGACTGAAACAAAACAAAATCTCAGTGCACTGGAAGAAGCAATCAAAAAAAGATCCACTCAGGAAAAGGGTCGGTTAAAGGAAATAGAGGAAATCAACCAGGAGTATTCGGTGCTGGAAGACGAGATCGGGAAACTCCTTGAAAATGCCCAATCAATGGGTTTTGACCAGGGGAAACTGGACAATCTGGAGGAATTGGAAGACCTGCTTTTGAACAAGCAACGTCATCTCCATGGAAAAGAAAAAGAAGTCAGAACCCGGCTAGACCAGATCTCAAAAACACTCACAGAACATAGAAACCTGCTGGAAAAAGGAGCCTGCCCCACATGTGGACAGGACCTGCAGGGCTCGACCATTGCCAATGATACAAAGGAGGAAGAATTACAGAGAAAAGAGCTTGAGGAGCAATTGGGAAAACTTACCCAGGATACACAAAGGGCTGAAGAGAAAATTGCCACCTTAAAAGAGGCAGGCAAAATAAAAAAACAGGTCGATGAAAAAAGACAGAAGCAATTGCTTATAAATCAAAAACAGGAAAACCTGACCTCCTACAATGAGGAATTGAAGAAACAAAACCAGGAGGATGAAAAGAAAAAACAGGAATTTTCAGAAAGGATAGGGAAAATTGAAAAAGACATTAAAAGAGCCGAAGATGAAATAAAAGAAATACAGCAAACTGTAAACACTGCCACTGAGCATCATAATAAAATAAAAGAAAATCTTGAAAGTGCAAAATACCTGATAAAAATAAGACATGATCATACACAAATGCAGAGTGATCATCAACACCTGAAAACAGGTATTGCGGATATTCAGGAAAATGTGCGTTTCATTGATGAACAGATAGCAGAGAAAAAAAGGAATAAAAAGCAACTTGAAAACGAACTTGGCAAGGAAAATATCGAAAAACTGGAGAAGAAATTGCATGAGTTCCAGCAAGCTTATCAAAAAATAATCGGGGATATTGAAGAAAAGAACAAACAAAAAACGGGTCTTTTAAAGGAAATAGGGCAAATCGAAACCAACCTCAAAAGGAAAAAAGCGTTGCAGGAAAAACTAAAAGTATTCAATAACCGGGAAAAGTATCTCAAAGCTGTAAAAAGTGATGTAGAAAGCCTGGAAGATATGTACATGAGATTGCGTGCAGACCTGCGTACACGCAATATTGATGCACTGGACAGATTGCTCAATGAAATCTTTTCCTTTATGTACACCAATAATGCCTACTCACATATACAGCTGGATACTGATTATGAGCTTACCATCTATGAAAAGGATGGGACTCCACTGGAACCCAAATTGTTGAGCGGTGGAGAGCGGGCGATCTTTAACCTTGTTTTAAGATGTGCTATTTACAGGTTGCTTTCAGAAGGACTGGCCGGCGGGGAATACCGTAATGAAATGCCCCCTCTGATCATGGATGAACCCACTGTGTTCCTGGACAGGGGACATGTGCACCAGCTTTTAAAGTTAATAGATCTCATGAGGGACATGGGAGTCGGCCAGATACTGATAGTATCCCACGATGAAACCCTTATCGATTCGGCTGATAATGTATTTGAAGTCCAGAAAGATCCCACGACAAATATATCTTCCATTATTGCGCAATGA
- a CDS encoding metallophosphoesterase family protein: MDREIRLIHTADTHIGYRQYHSDVRRRDFLEAFEKVIDDAINMKVDAVIHAGDLFDSRNPTLEDILETIQIMSKLKVAEIPLLGIVGNHESKQQTQWLDLLENMRLVRRLGNSPFMAGNIAIYGIDSIPRPKIQSFDYSVFETTQEATHNILVMHQLMKPFPFGEWDVAEVIHSFPCALDAILLGDYHKYEKTKVENTWVTYCGSTERNSAAEEEPRGYNVITVSQNDIDIGRRQINTREFLHIAVDIKDENDAYRDIFNTIREYDVKEKVVFIELKGNSQVDIAYSEIEEFLDKQGVLVSRISDLRNDRPDETENQTEIIFSDPDIAAREEIKKMDLTDAGLLIDEIIRDLSIPKTTIDHKTEASIATMIEQTDFSQEIPLNIHRQKQVENNRKEEPSQKEEPVFAEKGEDKKSRPPGKKKKETDAVDKDVEQKPQKTKVPRQYNLGDYL, translated from the coding sequence ATGGATAGAGAAATCAGGTTAATACATACTGCTGATACACATATTGGTTATCGGCAATATCACAGCGATGTACGCCGGCGGGATTTTCTGGAAGCCTTTGAAAAGGTAATTGATGATGCCATTAACATGAAAGTCGATGCTGTAATTCATGCCGGAGACCTGTTCGATTCCCGCAATCCCACCCTGGAAGACATTCTCGAAACAATTCAGATAATGTCTAAATTAAAAGTAGCCGAAATCCCCCTGCTGGGAATTGTGGGTAATCATGAAAGCAAACAGCAAACACAGTGGTTAGATCTGCTGGAAAACATGCGTCTGGTCAGGCGCCTGGGCAACAGCCCTTTTATGGCAGGCAATATTGCGATTTATGGTATAGACAGTATCCCCCGACCAAAGATACAGTCTTTTGACTACTCCGTTTTTGAAACCACCCAGGAAGCTACACATAATATCCTTGTAATGCATCAGCTAATGAAACCATTTCCTTTTGGAGAATGGGATGTGGCTGAAGTAATCCATTCATTCCCCTGTGCACTGGATGCAATATTGCTCGGGGATTATCACAAGTATGAAAAAACAAAGGTGGAAAATACATGGGTTACCTACTGTGGAAGCACAGAAAGGAACAGTGCTGCAGAGGAAGAACCCAGAGGCTATAATGTAATCACTGTTTCACAAAATGACATTGATATAGGCAGGCGACAGATAAATACGAGAGAATTTTTGCACATAGCCGTGGACATCAAGGATGAGAATGATGCATACCGTGATATTTTCAATACGATCCGCGAATATGATGTGAAGGAGAAAGTCGTTTTTATTGAATTAAAAGGCAATTCACAGGTAGATATTGCCTACAGTGAGATAGAAGAATTTCTTGATAAGCAGGGAGTACTGGTCAGTCGCATATCCGATTTGCGAAACGATCGCCCTGACGAGACTGAAAATCAAACTGAAATAATATTTTCAGATCCCGACATTGCTGCCCGGGAAGAAATCAAGAAAATGGACCTTACAGATGCAGGCCTGTTGATTGATGAAATCATAAGGGACCTGTCCATACCTAAAACCACCATCGACCACAAAACAGAAGCTTCTATAGCAACGATGATAGAACAAACGGATTTCAGCCAGGAAATTCCTTTAAACATTCACCGGCAAAAACAAGTTGAAAATAACCGGAAAGAAGAGCCATCCCAAAAGGAGGAACCTGTTTTCGCTGAAAAGGGAGAAGATAAAAAATCCCGGCCTCCAGGGAAGAAGAAAAAGGAAACCGATGCAGTGGACAAGGATGTTGAGCAAAAACCACAGAAAACAAAGGTTCCACGACAGTACAATCTGGGGGATTATCTTTGA
- a CDS encoding glucose-6-phosphate isomerase family protein, with the protein MSNEIIFGGVERVPDVRMLYDMAEVVYDKKWLEGRENEELYYMYRDLSQNPGDLDKIKSHNLRYDITIIPPAMLGVEYVKTAGHYHPQVPGSNLSYAEVYQVHEGSATYLLQKVNDGKVEDVVVVEASAMDVVVVPPGYGHITINASDSTLKMANWVCRDFSSVYEPVRNKKGGAYYLLEDGFIKNSAYSKVPEIRHVKPMDVPEFGLFRKEDMYGLVEDLSRLEFLTVPEKYTDIFSQVINE; encoded by the coding sequence ATGTCAAATGAAATTATTTTCGGTGGGGTTGAAAGGGTACCAGATGTACGTATGCTTTATGATATGGCTGAAGTTGTTTATGACAAAAAATGGCTTGAAGGAAGGGAAAATGAAGAGCTCTATTATATGTACAGGGACCTTTCCCAAAACCCTGGCGATCTTGATAAAATAAAATCACATAACCTCAGGTATGATATCACAATAATACCTCCGGCAATGTTGGGAGTGGAATATGTAAAAACAGCCGGTCATTATCATCCGCAGGTGCCGGGCAGCAATCTTTCCTATGCAGAGGTTTATCAGGTACATGAAGGCAGTGCCACCTATCTTCTCCAGAAAGTTAATGATGGTAAGGTTGAGGATGTTGTGGTTGTGGAAGCCAGCGCAATGGACGTGGTGGTTGTGCCTCCCGGGTACGGTCATATTACAATCAATGCATCGGATTCAACCCTCAAAATGGCCAACTGGGTATGTCGTGATTTTTCCTCGGTGTATGAGCCTGTAAGAAACAAAAAAGGCGGTGCCTATTATTTACTTGAAGATGGTTTTATAAAGAATTCTGCATACTCTAAGGTGCCTGAAATACGTCATGTTAAACCTATGGATGTGCCTGAATTCGGCCTTTTCAGGAAAGAGGATATGTACGGATTGGTTGAAGATCTTTCCCGGCTGGAATTCCTGACAGTGCCTGAAAAGTATACTGATATTTTCAGTCAGGTTATCAATGAGTAA
- a CDS encoding DUF128 domain-containing protein has translation MQDKRGVVQFTSSKIEDLMFRTTLDLKSMEGDIIVNLSIADADDIVDVLEFLKLTSNSGLSVSPFLKVLESGDVIGDLTIPEGKVGIATMCSMTIDGVLLKSGIMTNPKFGGVVQIRNGLPVRFTDVLTYTSTTIDPLEVLMSQDITSVTRMLQTGSGKILANLREVHLAKRDEINSVLSGMMDIGINGILEVGDPNSRVLDVPVERDHLGVVVIGGTNPMAIMKEQGINIRTNAMSTLMDINSMDKIEDYF, from the coding sequence ATGCAGGATAAACGTGGTGTTGTGCAGTTCACGTCTTCAAAGATCGAAGACCTTATGTTCAGGACCACACTGGACTTAAAAAGTATGGAGGGGGATATAATTGTCAACCTCTCCATTGCTGATGCGGATGATATTGTCGATGTACTGGAGTTTTTGAAGCTTACTTCCAACAGCGGCCTTTCAGTAAGTCCTTTCTTAAAGGTCCTGGAAAGCGGAGACGTCATAGGTGATCTAACCATACCGGAGGGGAAGGTAGGCATCGCTACAATGTGTAGTATGACCATAGACGGGGTCTTGCTAAAATCGGGAATTATGACAAATCCCAAATTCGGGGGAGTTGTGCAGATACGCAATGGTCTGCCCGTAAGGTTTACTGATGTCCTGACCTATACCAGCACCACAATCGATCCTCTAGAAGTGCTCATGTCGCAGGACATTACTTCTGTAACCCGAATGCTTCAGACCGGTTCGGGTAAGATTCTTGCAAACTTAAGGGAAGTCCATCTTGCAAAAAGGGATGAGATCAACAGTGTTCTTTCGGGAATGATGGATATTGGGATTAATGGTATCCTGGAGGTAGGAGATCCCAACAGCCGTGTACTGGATGTTCCTGTGGAACGTGATCATCTTGGTGTGGTGGTTATTGGCGGCACCAACCCGATGGCTATTATGAAAGAACAGGGAATCAATATCCGCACCAATGCAATGTCTACACTGATGGATATCAATTCCATGGACAAAATCGAGGACTATTTCTAA
- a CDS encoding single-stranded-DNA-specific exonuclease RecJ: MKEHARECNTEIQKHESVYVVSHIDADGLTSAGIICKALQRAGINYEMRFVKQLDDNIIEDIANINPQLAIFTDLGSGMLDSINANGINAIVSDHHQPRGEGKYHLNPHLFGANGSYQLSGSGTTYILANEIGQNKDLVDIAMVGAIGDMQHLKKGHLTGVNRLLLEEGVKNGHLSYEKDITLFGKQTRPVYKLLQFSSDPFLPGLSGDEDACIGFLHDMNIRFGGDERWRRWIDLESAEKQRIISGVMQHCIKSGLQPFKVERLIGEVYVLLNEREGTEMRDASEFSTLLNATARYDHAETGLAVCMGERGKAYEDAKKLLGEHRQNLVNGLKLVKENGITQLDHIQYFDAGNKIKETIVGIIAGMSITSAGRRDKPIIAFADSDDGVKVSARGTQDLIRKGLNLSQAMSDAAGSVNGAGGGHDIAAGATIPATGRNEFLNKLDEIIGSQFQKN; this comes from the coding sequence ATGAAAGAACATGCAAGAGAATGTAATACAGAAATACAGAAACACGAATCTGTATATGTAGTATCCCACATTGACGCAGACGGCCTGACTTCTGCCGGAATAATATGTAAAGCCCTGCAACGTGCAGGTATCAATTATGAAATGAGGTTTGTAAAACAGCTGGATGACAATATCATAGAAGACATCGCAAACATAAATCCGCAACTTGCAATCTTCACAGATCTGGGAAGCGGCATGCTGGACAGCATAAATGCAAATGGTATCAATGCAATAGTTTCAGATCATCACCAGCCTCGCGGAGAAGGGAAATATCACCTCAATCCCCATCTTTTCGGTGCTAACGGATCATATCAATTAAGCGGCTCCGGAACAACCTACATCCTTGCAAATGAGATTGGCCAGAATAAAGATCTGGTTGACATAGCCATGGTTGGTGCTATCGGAGACATGCAACACCTCAAAAAAGGGCATTTGACAGGTGTTAACCGCCTGCTACTTGAAGAAGGAGTGAAAAACGGCCATCTGAGTTATGAAAAAGATATCACCCTTTTTGGCAAACAAACCCGCCCGGTCTATAAACTGCTCCAATTTTCTTCTGATCCATTCCTGCCGGGCCTGTCAGGTGACGAGGATGCATGCATAGGCTTTCTCCATGACATGAATATCCGGTTTGGGGGCGATGAACGATGGAGACGCTGGATTGATCTTGAATCTGCAGAAAAACAGAGAATAATATCCGGGGTCATGCAACATTGTATCAAATCCGGGCTTCAACCCTTTAAGGTTGAGAGATTGATCGGGGAAGTTTATGTCCTGCTCAATGAACGTGAAGGAACGGAAATGCGGGATGCTTCCGAATTTTCCACACTGCTCAATGCCACCGCACGCTATGACCATGCAGAGACCGGACTGGCCGTATGCATGGGAGAACGGGGAAAGGCTTACGAGGATGCAAAGAAGCTTCTTGGAGAACACAGGCAAAATCTTGTCAACGGCCTAAAACTTGTGAAAGAAAATGGCATTACACAACTGGACCACATACAATATTTTGATGCAGGAAACAAGATCAAAGAAACGATTGTAGGAATTATCGCCGGTATGAGTATTACTTCTGCAGGGAGACGGGACAAGCCTATAATTGCCTTTGCGGATTCAGATGATGGTGTGAAAGTATCCGCACGGGGAACACAGGACCTTATCAGGAAGGGACTCAACCTATCACAGGCAATGTCAGATGCTGCCGGCTCCGTGAACGGCGCAGGAGGAGGGCATGACATTGCAGCAGGAGCGACAATACCTGCAACGGGCAGAAACGAGTTCCTCAATAAGCTGGATGAAATAATAGGAAGCCAATTCCAGAAAAACTAA